From one Chanodichthys erythropterus isolate Z2021 chromosome 3, ASM2448905v1, whole genome shotgun sequence genomic stretch:
- the LOC137003262 gene encoding uncharacterized protein has product MADKCDLCLLGLIILSSLLTGTSGVTDPHVFISSGENVCLPCNNALPDCNSTTWIYNRFRHSAAVELIIKGIKKKNTGRHERLNLGCDCSLNIKNVTKEDYGFYTCRQYVNGQKQGTNARVFLPVLHVSPSPSSSSQTKISPGCPVTLSCQLYSRFSCDYLVLSEGLQLLWVNQAGVDLKTDSRYKILFSSYHCNISLTTTLLNEDDNKEWRCQLTLRNQLKTSARYTVKYSGENTRYLLDVPI; this is encoded by the exons ATGGCTGATAAGTGTGATCTGTGTCTGCTGGGACTGATCATTCTCTCTTCACTTCTCACAG GTACCAGTGGGGTGACTGATCCTCATGTGTTCATCAGTTCTGGTGAAAATGTCTGTCTGCCCTGTAATAATGCTCTTCCTGACTGCAACTCAACTACATGGATCTATAACAGATTCAGACATTCAGCAGcagttgaactgattattaAAGGGATAAAGAAGAAAAATACAGGGAGACATGAGAGACTGAACCTGGGGTGTGACTGCTCTCTGAACATCAAGAACGTCACAAAAGAAGATTATGGATTTTACACCTGTAGACAATATGTGAATGGACAAAAACAAGGAACCAATGCACGTGTTTTTCTGCCTGTTCTTCATG TCTCTCCATCTCCATCATCATCCTCACAGACTAAGATCAGTCCAGGCTGCCctgtgactctctcctgtcaGTTGTATTCTAGATTCTCCTGTGATTATTTGGTCCTTTCTGAGGGTCTTCAGCTGTTGTGGGTGAATCAGGCTGGTGTTGATCTGAAGACAGACTCCAGATATaagatattattctcatcatATCACTGTAACATCAGTCTGACTACAACACTCCTGAATGAAGATGACAACAAAGAGTGGAGATGTCAGCTTACTCTCAGAAATCAACTCAAGACCTCAGCCAGATACACTGTCAAGTATTCAGGTGAGAATACAAGGTATCTGTTAGATGTGCCAATATAA